Genomic segment of Pseudomonas sp. CCI4.2:
AACATCGGCCACAATCGCTTGATCAATGCTCGCAATTGCCCGCCAGTTGCCAGTTGCCAAAGATTGGTCACTGTTGCCGGAATGATCAGCAAGGCAGCTGCCTGCGCCGGCAACATAGCCAAACCCAATAACCCCATGGCGACCGTGGGCAAGCCAAGACCGATCACACCCTTAACCACGCCAGCTATCATGAAGACGCACAGCACCAGCAAGGACAACGCCCATCCGAGGTGCTGGTAGATTTCGATAAATGTTTTCATCTGCCGATGTTGGCTGGACCGAAGGTATCTGAACAGTTGCCATATACTGAGGCTGCCTCAGGCAAAGACGGAGGCTGATCTTTACAGGTAAATTCACATGCGCTTCGACCTGATTGACCTTCGGCTATTTCTCAATATCACCGAGAGCGGCAACATAACCGCCGGGGCCTCGCGCAGCCATTTGTCGTTGGCATCCGCTAGCGCACGGGTTCGGGCGCTTGAAGCGTCACTGGGGACGCCCTTGCTGGAGCGTGGACGACGTGGCGTTACGCCCACTCCAGCGGGCAAAGCAATGACGCGGCATGCCCGGCTGATCTTGCAGCAGGTTGATCGCATGCAGTTTTGTTTGACCGATTACGCAAAGGGGTTCAAAGGTCAGGTCCGGCTGCTGTGCAATACCTCAGCGCTGACCGAGTACTTGCCAGAATTGTTAGCTGACTTCTTGATTAAGCATCCTTCCATCGATGTTGATCTGGAAGAACACCCCAGCCTGAGAATTCTGGAAGCGGTGCGTCAGGGCGCAGCAGACATCGGTATCATTTCCGATGCAGTGGATGCCAGCGACCTGCAAACAGTGCCATTTCGCGACGACCCGCTGGCGTTGGTCATGCCACTGGACCATGCGCTAAGCAGTCATCAAGCCCTTTGCTTTGCCCAGACGCTGGACTACGATCACATCGCGCTAGCGTCCAACAACGCGATGTCGATTTACCTTGAAGAACAGGCTTTGCATGCTGGCAAACGCCTACGCATTCGGGCGCGGGCCGAAGGATTTTCCGGTGTCATGCGCATGGTCGCGCGCGGCACCGGGCTCGGGATTGTCCCGCAAGCGGCGGTAGACCGCTGGCAACACGCCCATCACCTCAAAAGTGTGCCGTTGAGCGACCCGTGGGCTGATCGAAAACTGCTGCTTTGTGCGGCAGATTTCAACGTACTGCCGGGGTATGCCAAAACGTTATTGAACGACTTGACCACCGCGTTTCTGGATACCTCGATGTCGAGCACAGACAACTGACGATCAGGCAACCGTCCTATGGTGTGCGCGCGCTATCAATCGCGCGCCCACCTTTTGGAGTTGCCATGCCTACGCCGATTACCGTCCTTCGCGACACTCACCCGCTGCCCATACTTGATGCCTGCAAATGGGAAAAGCTCGAAGGTGATCCGCACACCGTCAACCTCAACGCCTACACCTCCGAGGACGGCAGCAAAATCATGGGCACCTGGATCTGCACACCGGGCAAATGGCGCGTGGATTATGTGAAGTGGGAATACTGCCATTTTCAAGAAGGCTACTGCATCATCACCCCGGACGGCATGGAACCTATTCACCTGCGTGCGGGCGATATTTTTATCGTTGAGCCGGGTATGAAAGGGATTTGGGAAGTGGTTGAGACGGTCAGGAAGTATTTTGTTTTTGCTTGATAGCCAAACCTTAAAACAGCAGCGATTACGTCTGTGGTGGGCGCATATCTGTAGAAGACAACGTGTTGCGAGGCAGTCGAACAGGCACACCGAAGAGGCTTTTCGCCAACAAGTTGGCTCCTACAGAGATTGTGGAAGTCCTTCTAATATGCCGAAATCTGTGGGAGCAGGCTGCCTGCGAAGAGGCCGACCACCCCACACGAGCTTGAGCTAAACCGCCTTGACCGGAGCAATCAAAGGAGCCGGAACCGGATCAAGCACAACTTCAAAGCAGCACCCGCTCGGCTCCAGGCTCCTGAGGGTGACACTCCAGTGCTGGTTGTCGCAGATACGTTGTACCAGTGAAAGACCTAGACCAAGCCCTTCGCCGCGTTGTTCATCGCCTCTGACGAAGGGTTGGAACATAGCTTCGTGAAGGCTTTCGGGGATGCCGATGCCGCTGTCTTCAACGGTAAAACCATGAGGATTTAGCGTCAGTCGGATGAAGCCTGCGTCGGTGTAATGCCAAGCATTGCGCAGGAGGTTGCCCATCACCGAATGCACCAAGGTTGCGTTGAACAACGTGGGCAAGGTTTTGCCGGGATCGAACACCAGTTCCAGGCCTTTTTCGGCTATCGGTTTACGCCACAGGTCGACCAGTTCTTCCGCAATGTCCAACAGCGTCGAGCGCGGGCCGTGCCGGCTTTCGTTGCCTTCGACCCGCGCCAGCATCAGGAAGGTTTCGACCAACTGACTCATCCCGGCGCTGGCCCGCGCGATGCGCCTGACCTGATTGCGGGACCGATCATCTAATAAAGAACTTTCCAACAACAATTCGCACGAACTGGCCAACACCATTAAAGGCGTTCGCAGCTCATGGCTGACGTCGCTGGTGAACAGTTTTTCCCGAACCAGCGCCGCGTGCAATCGGCCCAAGGTGGCGTCGAACGACACCGCCAGCTCGCCGACTTCATCACGGGCATAGTTAGGCGATAACGCCGGGGCGAGTTCAAGGATTTGGTCGCGGTAGCGAACCTGGCGTGAGAGGTTGACCACTGGCGCCATCACGCGGCGCGCCAACAGTCGACCCAACAGGATCGCCAGCAGAATACTGAGGATGAAACCGACGAACACGATTCCAAATAGAATTTTTTCACGCTTTTCAAAGTTGCGCTGGTCACGCAGCAGCACATAACGACGACCGCCCACTATCTCGGCCATGGCGTAATAGGCTTTTTCGCCGCGGTACACTTCATGAAAGCCCGGTGTCAGCTCGGTCAAATCGCCGACCATGGCAAGCTCGCCGGCGCCACCGTCGACGTAAAATAGTTCTTCCTTTTCTGGCTTGTGGCTCCAGTTTTCGACGTTATCCATCACCATTAGCCGGTGCAAATCCCGGCCGAGACTGGCGGTGGTCAATCGTTTCTCGACGACGTGCACCGTCGCGATAATGCCTACGGCGAACACCCCGGCCACCAGCACGCTCATCAGCGCAAAGACCATGACGATCCTTTGCTTCAAGCTGTGCTTGATGCCCATCGACTTCCAGAACTTCAACGACATTCAGGCTTTACACATACAAGAGGGCACCGGGATCGAGGCCAATAGGCGCCATGATACCCGCCTATTGAGGGCCTTAAAACTCCGCGTTCACTCAGGCTTGCGATAGGACTCGATGATCGCCGAAAAATCCTTGCCACCTTCACCACGCAAGCTCATTGCCTGGTACAACTGCTGGGCGACTGCGCCCAGGATTACCGGTTGATGAGCCACCCGCGCCGCTTCGGTCGCCAGGCCCAGGTCTTTGAGCATCAGGTCCGCACCAAAACCGCCGGTGTAGCCGCGTGATGCCGGAGCGGTTTCGACGATGCCCGGCCACGGGTTGTAGACCTCCGAACTCCAGCAACGCCCAGTGGAGCTGTTGATGATGCTGGCCAAAATGCCAGTATCGATCCCTAAGGTGTTGCCCAATGCCATGGCCTCGGCGACACCGATCATGGAGATGCCCAACAGCATGTTGTTGCAGATTTTGGCGATTTGCCCGGTGCCGACGTCGCCGCAATGGACGATGTTTTTGCCCATCTGCGCCAAGACCGGTTTCAGCACTTCGAAATGTTCTGCACTGGCGCCCACCATAAAGGTCAGGGTTCCAGCTTGCGCGCCGCCGGTGCCGCCCGACACCGGTGCATCACCGAGAACCACGCCTTGTTTGGCCGCCGCCGCCGCCACCTCACGGATGGTCTGCGGGTCAATGGTGCTGCAATCCACTGCCGGTACGCCACCGCTAATCCCGGCCAGCACGCCGTCGTCGTTCAGGTAAACGCTGCGCACATGGGCAGCGGCGGGGAGCATGGTGATCACCAACTCGACACCTTGGGACGCGTCCTTGGGTGACGCGCTGACGGTGGCGCCCA
This window contains:
- the mmsB gene encoding 3-hydroxyisobutyrate dehydrogenase translates to MKIAFIGLGNMGAPMARNLIKAGHSLNLFDLNKTVLAELGALGATVSASPKDASQGVELVITMLPAAAHVRSVYLNDDGVLAGISGGVPAVDCSTIDPQTIREVAAAAAKQGVVLGDAPVSGGTGGAQAGTLTFMVGASAEHFEVLKPVLAQMGKNIVHCGDVGTGQIAKICNNMLLGISMIGVAEAMALGNTLGIDTGILASIINSSTGRCWSSEVYNPWPGIVETAPASRGYTGGFGADLMLKDLGLATEAARVAHQPVILGAVAQQLYQAMSLRGEGGKDFSAIIESYRKPE
- a CDS encoding LysR family transcriptional regulator; this encodes MRFDLIDLRLFLNITESGNITAGASRSHLSLASASARVRALEASLGTPLLERGRRGVTPTPAGKAMTRHARLILQQVDRMQFCLTDYAKGFKGQVRLLCNTSALTEYLPELLADFLIKHPSIDVDLEEHPSLRILEAVRQGAADIGIISDAVDASDLQTVPFRDDPLALVMPLDHALSSHQALCFAQTLDYDHIALASNNAMSIYLEEQALHAGKRLRIRARAEGFSGVMRMVARGTGLGIVPQAAVDRWQHAHHLKSVPLSDPWADRKLLLCAADFNVLPGYAKTLLNDLTTAFLDTSMSSTDN
- a CDS encoding HAMP domain-containing sensor histidine kinase, with the translated sequence MGIKHSLKQRIVMVFALMSVLVAGVFAVGIIATVHVVEKRLTTASLGRDLHRLMVMDNVENWSHKPEKEELFYVDGGAGELAMVGDLTELTPGFHEVYRGEKAYYAMAEIVGGRRYVLLRDQRNFEKREKILFGIVFVGFILSILLAILLGRLLARRVMAPVVNLSRQVRYRDQILELAPALSPNYARDEVGELAVSFDATLGRLHAALVREKLFTSDVSHELRTPLMVLASSCELLLESSLLDDRSRNQVRRIARASAGMSQLVETFLMLARVEGNESRHGPRSTLLDIAEELVDLWRKPIAEKGLELVFDPGKTLPTLFNATLVHSVMGNLLRNAWHYTDAGFIRLTLNPHGFTVEDSGIGIPESLHEAMFQPFVRGDEQRGEGLGLGLSLVQRICDNQHWSVTLRSLEPSGCCFEVVLDPVPAPLIAPVKAV
- a CDS encoding cupin domain-containing protein, which encodes MPTPITVLRDTHPLPILDACKWEKLEGDPHTVNLNAYTSEDGSKIMGTWICTPGKWRVDYVKWEYCHFQEGYCIITPDGMEPIHLRAGDIFIVEPGMKGIWEVVETVRKYFVFA